A portion of the Pararge aegeria chromosome 10, ilParAegt1.1, whole genome shotgun sequence genome contains these proteins:
- the LOC120626931 gene encoding uncharacterized protein LOC120626931, producing the protein MRELNESLQFHSAKLEEVVECIDAFKQSIKVLERKNVELMNRNINLETRVGALEQRLHEIEQEKLINCVEIANVSYPSTEDLSKIVESVAIKLKQPLESVKNSQRLPGKKDQPMNIKVELKDESDQEKWILAAKSSKIIVADICPNEKNNHNVVFIREAMTKSNKTLLWNAKQELKTNKNYKYVWFKKGCVKARKEEGSKIYSLRTLEDIHALANK; encoded by the coding sequence atgcgGGAATTGAATGAATCGTTGCAATTTCATAGTGCTAAGCTTGAGGAGGTCGTTGAATGCATTGATGCTTTCAAACAAAGTATAAAAGTGCTGGAACGAAAAAATGTGGAGCTAATGAATAGGAACATTAATTTAGAAACACGAGTCGGAGCACTTGAGCAGAGGCTCCATGAAATTGAACAAGAAAAGCTTATAAATTGCGTCGAAATCGCTAACGTTTCTTACCCAAGCACTGAAGACTTGAGTAAAATAGTGGAAAGTGtggcaataaaactaaaacaaccCCTTGAAAGCGTCAAGAATTCGCAAAGACTCCCAGGAAAAAAAGACCAACCAATGAACATCAAGGTCGAATTGAAAGATGAGTCCGATCAAGAAAAATGGATTTTGGCTGCCAAATCAAGTAAAATCATAGTAGCTGACATATGCCCTAATGAGAAGAATAACCACAATGTAGTATTTATAAGAGAAGCGATGACCAAATCTAACAAAACTTTACTTTGGAATGCGAAACAGGAGCTAAAAACcaacaaaaattataagtatgTTTGGTTCAAAAAGGGTTGTGTAAAGGCGCGCAAGGAAGAAGGATCTAAAATATATTCCCTTAGAACCCTGGAGGATATTCACGCACtagcaaataagtaa
- the LOC120627081 gene encoding piggyBac transposable element-derived protein 4-like, which produces MSDFSDSDSDYQPPPLWDGSNSTSSDSCLSQDDVSLLHESTPVPPEPPRPDWHQPNGSRQKRFPLDIQPGINISNNCNRELDIFRLFLNQDIMDLMVQMTNCYANKVKILKVVTRNMRLAKWTDCTEEEILKFLGLLIFMGLNKLPKISDYWSNKKLYKNEIARQAMSRNRFELLLRCWHFEDSFFHASNTDRLIKIRRLVQLLTATFRNAKTPGEYITVDETMVAFRGRIKFMQYIPGKRHKYGIKLFKVCDDDGYTYDLIVYEGKNSSGQTNTPTNLVMKLCQPYLGVGRSVVTDNYYTSVDLAQQLLQNDTHLIGTLRRNRKGLPKKVVQEKLNKGEMIALENNDGILILKWKDKRDVLALSTKHSVGFVTVTSKRNRNKKVMKPTLIADYNKHKCSIDLSDQMASYAKPARRSIRWFQKLAIELLFSTAVTNAFIIYKTHKQLSSKKYTITDFRENLCLQMLGITSSSNSVGSLPRRQIQHKFSKSTLTDHRGRLIRRRCIHCYKKNRDAGLSAKEARDQTKKEIGLFLFNFCVGARHDLGNISGAALTWQAGRAAAGRRVPRAGRASSSKARRARGASAAVFRPYSAQSDDEPDDCLQVT; this is translated from the exons ATGTCGGATTTTAGTGACTCTGATTCGGACTATCAACCGCCGCCATTATGGGATGGATCTAATTCGACTAGCAGCGACTCGTGTTTATCTCAAGACGATGTTTCACTTCTGCACGAAAGCACACCAGTGCCCCCGGAGCCACCGCGACCTGACTGGCATCAACCTAACGGATCGCGACAAAAGAGGTTTCCATTGGATATACAACCAGGtattaatatttctaacaaTTGTAACAGGGAACTTGATATttttcgattatttttaaaccaagatATTATGGATCTTATGGTGCAAATGACCAATTGTTATGCTAATAaggtaaaaatacttaaagttgTCACACGCAACATGAGACTTGCCAAATGGACAGACTGTACTgaagaagaaattttaaaattcttgggCCTGCTGATTTTTATGGGACtcaataaattacctaaaattAGCGACTACTGGAGCaataaaaaactgtataaaAACGAAATAGCTCGCCAAGCTatgagtagaaaccgattcgagCTGTTATTGAGATGTTGGCATTTTGAAGACAGTTTTTTCCATGCATCAAATACAGACCGTCTTATAAAGATAAGACGTTTGGTGCAGTTACTCACAGCCACATTTCGAAATGCCAAAACACCTGGAGAATATATCACTGTGGACGAGACCATGGTAGCTTTCAGAGGGCGTATAAAATTTATGCAGTACATTCCTGGCAAAAGACACAAGTATGGGATCAAACTTTTTAAAGTCTGTGATGATGACGGTTATACGTACGACCTTATCGTTTACGAAGGTAAAAACTCAAGCGGGCAAACCAATACACCTACGAATTTAGTAATGAAACTATGTCAACCTTACCTAGGGGTAGGCAGGAGTGTGGTGACGGATAATTATTATACCAGCGTCGACTTAGCGCAACAATTATTGCAAAACGATACGCATCTGATTGGTACATTACGCAGAAACAGGAAAGGATTGCCGAAAAAAGTTGTTCAAGAAAAATTGAACAAAGGTGAAATGATCGCTTTAGAAAACAATGACGGTATTCTTATACTCAAATGGAAGGACAAGCGTGATGTTTTAGCTTTGTCGACAAAACACTCTGTTGGTTTTGTTACTGTTACGAGCAAAAGGAACCGTAACAAGAAAGTTATGAAACCTACCCTGATTGCTGATTATAACAAACACAAATGCTCCATAGATTTATCAGATCAAATGGCAAGCTATGCCAAGCCTGCCAGAAGAAGTATCCGTTGGTTCCAGAAGCTAGCCATAGAACTGTTATTTTCGACTGCTGTCACAAacgcttttataatttacaaaactcATAAGCAGCTTAGTAGCAAGAAGTACACCATAACGGATTTCAGAGAGAATCTCTGCTTGCAGATGTTGGGAATCACTTCCAGTTCGAACTCAGTGGGTAGTTTGCCAAGGCGGCAAATACAACATAAATTCAGTAAATCAACACTTACTGATCATAGAGGAAGACTTATTCGGCGACGATGCAtccattgttataaaaaaaacagagatGCTGGACTATCAGCTAAAGAAGCCAGAGATCaaacaaaaaag GaaataggattatttttatttaatttttgcgtTGGTGCGCGAcacgacttagggaatatatcCGGAGCAGCACTCACCTGGCAGGCGGGGCGGGCGGCGGCTGGGCGGCGAGTGCCGCGCGCCGGCCGAGCCTCCAGCAGCAAGGCTCGCAGGGCGCGCGGAGCGAGCGCCGCGGTGTTCCGACCGTACAGTGCGCAAAGCGACGACGAGCCCGACGACTGCTTGCAAGTCACTTAG